Genomic segment of Plectropomus leopardus isolate mb unplaced genomic scaffold, YSFRI_Pleo_2.0 unplaced_scaffold23756, whole genome shotgun sequence:
AAATTATTAAACACATTACAGGAACACACAGTGGTTCAGGCGTTCGTGTTTCTGCGGCGGCCTGCCACGACTAAAACATCAGCCGCCTCAAACAGATTTTAAACTTTTGGCGCCGAACTCACTGACGACGAGGCGAATGATGGACGCTTTCACTCTGCTCTTCAACTTCGGGATGAAACATCGGTATCGGCCTTCGTCTGCGAGCGTCACGTTCCTGATCTTCAGCGAGATGTTTCCGTCTCTCAGCTGATCCGTGAACAGCTCCGTCCTCCGGATGTAAGACCAGATCTTCATGTCCGGGACCTCCTGCCGGTCTCTGTAAAGGTGCACGTACTCGACCCGGCTCAGGCGGTCCAGGGGGTCCGGCTTCAGGTCGGGTTTGGACCACTCCACCGTCAGACCCTGCACGTTGAATTTGGGCTCCACGTGGCACGGCAGGATGACATCATCGCCCACGACAGCCACAACAGCCTCAGGTGAACCGATCACCTGAGGCTGATctggaaaacacagacaggaagttcaAACCAGAATCACGTAACGTGTTTTCCATCAGCAAGAAGCTGGAATTTAGGAACTCAGGCTAATTTAGGAACTAACGACTATTTCCATCACCGGGTCTAAAGCAGTGATACTAAACGTaaggcccgcaggccaaatctggcccctgaagAGGTGCTGGGGggccccaaccattttctaactcacaataaaagtaaagtgattcacaccgggaattttattgtactttcaGTATAAATAAAGTGCCAAAGTgaatgaaacagcatcaaaatacacctcgtttatccaaaaaatgtgagtgaaaccccctgacagaggtcctcgCTAAGACCcgaagtcctaaaatcctagatctgtgctaaaatcctaaaaacatccagaaatcctagaaatgtgccaaaatagtcgaaacttgctaaaatcctaaaaatgaactagaaatgtcctaaattcctacagatgtgctaaaatcctaaaaatgaagCTAGCTACTTTCTAAACACTTAGAAATGTGATAGGA
This window contains:
- the LOC121966254 gene encoding myelin-oligodendrocyte glycoprotein-like, which translates into the protein MPGLGACLLALLVPLCAALRTGFDDQPQVIGSPEAVVAVVGDDVILPCHVEPKFNVQGLTVEWSKPDLKPDPLDRLSRVEYVHLYRDRQEVPDMKIWSYIRRTELFTDQLRDGNISLKIRNVTLADEGRYRCFIPKLKSRVKASIIRLVVKPKSVHTTDTPLRARTPDPNETDAEAGSANQSLWISAVVVVVVVVLISAVGIIGYFLKHKHQNHLRYDTCHQFRI